The following nucleotide sequence is from Nitrospirota bacterium.
GGATGGTAGGAAGCAGGGCCTTGAACAGAAGGACATTGCCCGAAAGGCAGGGATATCACAGGAGACACTCTCCCGTGCCAAAAAGGCATCCGACATGCAGCTTTCCACCCTCATCCGGCTGGCCAATGCCGTGGGGCTGAAGGTAGCGCTGGTTCCTGCTGCACCTGTTTTAGAAAAAATCCTCTCAGGAGGGCTTTTCCGTGAAGACTGACCGTGAAGCAGTTATATGGACACGCATAGGGATGCGGCCGGTGAAGATGGGGCGCATCTATGTGACTGATTCCGAGTGCCGTTTTACATATAGCGAGGACTTTCTGAAGACCGGTCTGCCCGGAGTCGGGATCCTCTATCCTCCGGAAATCATTCAGCAGACAACCATCGTTCGTCCCCGAACCGAGTTTTTTGACCTGCTGCCCCCCATTCAGTCCCTGATACCGCCAAGAGGCGAAAAGAATTTTCAGAGGCAGCTCGTTCTTGCCTATCTGGCCAGAAAAGGCATTGTCCCCTCACGGGGTTTTGATGCGGACTGGGA
It contains:
- a CDS encoding helix-turn-helix domain-containing protein — translated: MEDVISALLEQIVQDGRKQGLEQKDIARKAGISQETLSRAKKASDMQLSTLIRLANAVGLKVALVPAAPVLEKILSGGLFRED